The genome window ATGCTCCATTCATATTGACTTTGATCATGCCGGTAACTTTGAATTTATAAAGTCCATATGATCTTTTAAGCGCAGAAAAGGTGCCTTCAATTGCCGGCCTTAGTTTCATTAATTCCTCGTATTCCGGGTCTTTATGCTTTTCTCGCACTTTATCAAGTTCGTGACGTCGACCGGTAAATCTTACAGTCATATCTTTCTTTTGCTCTTTGATAGGGCACTTATTTCGGAAAGAGCAGTCGCTGCAGTCACTTTTCTTAAACCAGGCAGCATAATAATCATTTTTCTCCAGATACTTGCTTCTTTGCGGAATTACTCCTGCCGGGCAGGCAGCTATACCTTCTTCATCTTTTAGCTTAAAACCGGCAGTGCTGTACTCGGGATCTCTACCTGTTAAATCAGTCGGTATTATTTCCACATCTTCTTTTTCGGCTGCAGCCTGTGAGGTTTCGCCATGATAACCGGCATCTACAACTAATTTATCGAGACAGG of Halarsenatibacter silvermanii contains these proteins:
- a CDS encoding transposase — protein: MITDVSVEPNVRSDIDFLEDRLSGLNERTCLDKLVVDAGYHGETSQAAAEKEDVEIIPTDLTGRDPEYSTAGFKLKDEEGIAACPAGVIPQRSKYLEKNDYYAAWFKKSDCSDCSFRNKCPIKEQKKDMTVRFTGRRHELDKVREKHKDPEYEELMKLRPAIEGTFSALKRSYGLYKFKVTGMIKVNMNGAFKALSYNFNQLCRLLTGDHRPSFST